A window of the Vibrio ostreae genome harbors these coding sequences:
- the xni gene encoding flap endonuclease Xni, with amino-acid sequence MSLHLVIIDALNLIRRVHSVQPDESDIARTIDTTTRTLQRIINEAQPTHIIAVFDHHLQHRGWRAEILPEYKANRKPMPEPLAQGLDAIQQAWWQLGIDSLLSDGDEADDLVATLAVKVASHQEKVTIISTDKGYCQLLSPTLQIRDYFQHRWLDAPFIAKEFGVKPEQLADYWGLAGVSSSQVPGVLGVGPKAAKEILTQFADIESAYASEELAPKYRKKLDQHIELARVCKQVAGLKTDIELGFNLQDIRYVVPGSEESQS; translated from the coding sequence ATGTCTCTTCATCTTGTCATCATCGATGCGTTAAATCTGATCCGCCGCGTCCACTCCGTACAACCCGATGAAAGTGACATTGCCCGTACTATCGACACCACGACCCGCACCCTGCAGCGCATCATTAATGAAGCGCAGCCGACCCACATTATCGCGGTGTTTGATCACCACTTACAACACCGCGGCTGGCGGGCAGAGATCCTGCCGGAGTACAAAGCCAACCGTAAACCAATGCCGGAGCCTCTGGCACAAGGGCTGGACGCGATTCAGCAAGCCTGGTGGCAACTGGGCATCGATTCGCTGCTCTCTGACGGTGACGAAGCGGACGACCTGGTCGCGACGCTGGCGGTTAAAGTGGCCTCGCATCAGGAAAAAGTCACCATCATCTCCACCGACAAAGGCTATTGCCAGTTACTGTCACCGACGCTGCAGATCCGGGATTATTTCCAGCACCGCTGGCTGGATGCACCGTTTATCGCCAAAGAATTTGGCGTCAAACCCGAGCAACTGGCCGACTATTGGGGACTGGCGGGTGTCAGCTCAAGCCAGGTACCGGGCGTCCTGGGCGTCGGTCCGAAAGCCGCCAAAGAGATCCTGACCCAGTTTGCTGATATAGAAAGTGCCTACGCCAGTGAAGAACTGGCACCGAAGTACCGCAAAAAGCTCGACCAGCACATCGAACTGGCCCGGGTATGTAAACAGGTCGCCGGGCTCAAAACCGACATCGAACTGGGTTTTAATCTGCAGGACATCCGCTACGTTGTGCCGGGTAGTGAAGAATCTCAGAGCTAA
- the rlmM gene encoding 23S rRNA (cytidine(2498)-2'-O)-methyltransferase RlmM, translating to MKQVMLYCRAGFEKECAGEIQDKATQLEVYGFPRMKTNSGFVMFECYQEGDAQKLIKEIDFQTLIFARQMFAVAAEFEDLPKDDRISPILSRLGELEDFPRCGDLRVETPDTNEAKELLKFCRKFTVPLRQALRGKGLLMAKEHPKKPVLHVCFVAPGHCYAGFSYSSNNSQFFMGIPRLKFPADAPSRSTLKLEEAFHVFIPREEWETRLASGMWAVDLGACPGGWTYQLVKRSMFVHAIDNGMMADSLMETGQVTHHMVDGFKFEPPRKNVTWLVCDMIEKPSRVAQLMGEWLIRGLAKEAIFNLKLPMKGRYDEVLEDIENLKLFLRDNEVKFRLQAKHLYHDREEITVHVQVLKTISPY from the coding sequence GTGAAACAAGTCATGCTCTATTGCCGTGCGGGCTTTGAAAAAGAGTGCGCCGGCGAGATTCAGGACAAGGCCACGCAACTGGAAGTGTATGGATTTCCGCGCATGAAAACCAATAGTGGTTTCGTGATGTTTGAGTGTTACCAGGAAGGTGATGCGCAGAAACTGATCAAAGAGATTGATTTCCAGACGCTGATTTTTGCCCGCCAGATGTTTGCTGTGGCGGCCGAGTTTGAAGATCTGCCGAAAGATGACCGTATTTCACCGATTTTGTCCCGGTTGGGTGAGTTAGAAGATTTTCCGCGTTGCGGCGATCTGCGTGTCGAAACGCCGGACACCAATGAAGCCAAAGAACTGCTCAAGTTCTGCCGCAAGTTTACGGTTCCGCTGCGTCAGGCGTTACGTGGCAAAGGCTTACTGATGGCAAAAGAGCATCCGAAAAAGCCGGTGCTGCATGTCTGTTTTGTGGCGCCTGGCCATTGCTATGCCGGTTTCTCTTACAGCTCGAACAACTCGCAGTTCTTTATGGGCATTCCGCGCCTGAAATTCCCGGCGGATGCTCCGAGCCGTTCCACCCTCAAGCTGGAAGAGGCGTTTCACGTCTTTATTCCGCGTGAAGAATGGGAGACCCGTCTGGCCTCTGGGATGTGGGCGGTTGACCTCGGTGCTTGTCCGGGTGGCTGGACCTACCAATTGGTGAAGCGTTCGATGTTCGTGCATGCGATTGATAACGGCATGATGGCAGACAGTCTGATGGAAACCGGTCAGGTGACTCATCACATGGTGGATGGCTTTAAGTTCGAACCGCCGCGTAAAAACGTTACCTGGCTGGTGTGTGACATGATCGAAAAGCCGTCACGCGTTGCACAGTTGATGGGCGAGTGGCTGATCCGAGGATTGGCCAAAGAAGCGATTTTCAACCTCAAGCTGCCGATGAAGGGGCGCTATGATGAGGTGCTGGAAGATATTGAGAACCTCAAGCTGTTCCTGCGTGATAACGAGGTGAAATTCCGCCTGCAGGCGAAACATCTTTATCATGACCGGGAAGAGATCACGGTGCATGTTCAGGTGCTGAAAACGATTTCGCCGTATTAA
- a CDS encoding DUF423 domain-containing protein: MQSKYLLTFGGLFSGIAVALGAFAAHGLKAILSPYLLEVFQTGVQYQFIHAAALIACGILLQLPLAQKARNCFSRAAICFIIGIFCFSGSLYALALTGIKWFGPVTPFGGLLFMIGWGLFALAAMSIKEVKQ, encoded by the coding sequence ATGCAAAGTAAGTATTTACTTACATTTGGCGGTCTGTTTTCAGGCATTGCCGTTGCCCTGGGGGCGTTTGCGGCGCACGGTCTGAAAGCTATCCTGAGCCCTTATCTGCTGGAAGTGTTTCAAACTGGCGTGCAGTACCAGTTCATCCATGCGGCGGCGCTGATTGCGTGCGGCATCCTGTTGCAGTTGCCACTGGCACAAAAAGCGCGAAACTGTTTTAGCCGCGCGGCGATTTGCTTTATTATCGGCATCTTTTGTTTTAGCGGCAGTCTGTACGCACTGGCACTGACCGGAATCAAGTGGTTTGGTCCGGTGACACCGTTTGGCGGGCTGCTGTTTATGATCGGCTGGGGACTGTTTGCCTTGGCAGCGATGAGTATTAAAGAGGTGAAGCAGTGA
- a CDS encoding alpha/beta fold hydrolase, whose translation MTQVRVDGDSHPLTFIFAHGAGADMDHEFMAAVAAGLAQRGIKVVRFNFPYMVKRSEDGKRRPPDRAPKLLDAYQAVLAEYATGPVVIGGKSMGGRMASLLSEHSHVAGIACLGFPFHPPGKPEKFKGDHLATMPKPCLILQGERDTFGPRDEFADFTFSDQIEVSFLPDGDHSFKPRKASGHTEAGNIALAVERLSQFIKEVYDAK comes from the coding sequence ATGACGCAGGTGCGCGTTGATGGCGACAGCCATCCACTGACATTTATTTTTGCCCACGGTGCCGGGGCAGATATGGATCATGAATTTATGGCTGCCGTCGCAGCCGGACTGGCGCAGCGCGGCATCAAGGTGGTGCGGTTTAACTTTCCTTATATGGTCAAACGCAGTGAAGATGGCAAGCGCCGTCCGCCGGATCGGGCACCGAAGCTGCTCGATGCTTATCAAGCTGTGTTGGCCGAATACGCCACCGGTCCCGTGGTGATTGGCGGTAAGTCGATGGGCGGGCGTATGGCTTCGCTGCTGAGTGAGCACTCACATGTGGCCGGGATTGCCTGTCTTGGCTTTCCGTTCCATCCGCCCGGTAAACCGGAAAAGTTCAAAGGTGACCACCTGGCAACCATGCCCAAACCGTGCCTGATTTTACAGGGTGAGCGCGATACCTTTGGTCCGCGGGATGAGTTTGCCGATTTTACCTTCAGTGACCAGATTGAGGTCAGTTTTTTGCCCGATGGTGACCACAGCTTTAAACCGCGCAAAGCGTCCGGCCACACTGAAGCCGGCAATATTGCTCTGGCGGTAGAGCGGTTAAGTCAGTTTATTAAAGAGGTGTATGATGCAAAGTAA
- a CDS encoding transcriptional regulator GcvA — translation MSRRLPPLNSLKVFEAAARHLSFTRAAEELFVTQAAVSHQIKALEEFLGLKLFRRRNRSLLLTEEGQGYFLDIKDIFVSLQEATDKLLERSEKGALTISLPPSFAIQWLVPRLADFNQQEPDIDVRIKAVDMEEGSLTDDVDVAIYYGRGHWAGLRADKLYQEFLIPLCAPSLLIGSKPLANLSDLGQHTLLHDTSRKEWKQFAKENNLDGVNVNHGPIFSHSTMVLQAAVHGQGVALGNNVLAQPELDAGRLVAPFDQVLMTNNAFYVVCHEKQADMGRIATFRDWMLKKARREQEELLDDAGAR, via the coding sequence ATGTCGAGAAGATTACCACCATTAAACTCGCTGAAAGTGTTTGAAGCAGCGGCCCGCCATCTGAGTTTTACTCGCGCGGCGGAAGAGCTGTTTGTCACCCAGGCAGCGGTTAGTCATCAGATTAAAGCGCTGGAAGAATTTCTCGGTCTTAAGCTGTTCCGGCGCCGCAACCGTTCGCTGTTGCTGACGGAAGAGGGCCAGGGTTACTTTCTTGATATCAAAGACATCTTTGTCTCCCTGCAAGAGGCAACAGACAAACTGCTGGAACGCAGCGAGAAAGGCGCGCTGACCATCAGTCTGCCGCCAAGTTTTGCCATTCAGTGGCTGGTGCCACGTCTGGCGGACTTTAATCAGCAGGAGCCGGATATCGATGTGCGGATCAAAGCGGTCGATATGGAAGAGGGATCGCTGACCGACGATGTTGATGTCGCGATCTATTACGGCCGCGGCCATTGGGCGGGATTACGCGCCGATAAGTTGTATCAGGAGTTTCTGATCCCGCTTTGTGCGCCGTCCCTGTTGATTGGCAGTAAGCCGCTCGCTAACCTGAGTGACCTTGGTCAGCACACCCTGCTGCATGATACGTCACGCAAAGAGTGGAAGCAGTTCGCCAAAGAGAACAACCTGGATGGCGTTAACGTCAACCACGGGCCGATTTTCAGTCATTCGACTATGGTATTGCAGGCGGCCGTACACGGGCAGGGGGTCGCGCTGGGTAACAATGTACTGGCGCAGCCGGAGCTGGATGCCGGACGGCTGGTGGCTCCGTTTGATCAGGTGCTGATGACCAACAACGCCTTCTATGTGGTGTGCCATGAAAAACAAGCGGACATGGGGCGTATCGCCACTTTCCGTGACTGGATGCTGAAAAAAGCTCGCAGAGAACAAGAGGAATTACTCGATGACGCAGGTGCGCGTTGA
- the thiI gene encoding tRNA uracil 4-sulfurtransferase ThiI — MKFIVKPHPEIFVKSESVRKRFTKILEGNIRNIVKNRTTGVAVFNRRDHIEVSGNSDEFFAETLEILTTTPGIQQVLEVKQSEFTDLHNIYEQVLEQSRDLIEGKTFVVRAKRRGKHEFKSIELERYVGGGLNQAVESARVKLQKPDVTIRIEVVDGLLNQIIARHKGLGGFPLGTQEDVLSLISGGFDSGVSSYLHIKRGSKVHYCFFNLGGPAHEIGVKQVAHYLWNKYGSSAKVRFISIDFEPVVAEILEKVDDGQMGVILKRMFMRAAGMVAEKFGIQALVTGEALGQVSSQTLTNLRHIDNVTDTLILRPLINWDKDDIITLAREIGTEDFAKTMPEYCGVISKSPTVKAVKGKLEAEEAKFDFSILEKVVYDARQMDIRDIEKESQQQAPEVELVTAVQEHAVVLDIRSPDEEDDKPLELDGVEVQHLPFYKLATQFGDLDQSKTYLLYCERGVMSRLQALYLQEQGFKNIKVYRP, encoded by the coding sequence TATTGAAGTGTCGGGCAACAGCGATGAATTTTTCGCCGAGACACTGGAAATTCTGACCACCACACCTGGCATCCAGCAAGTACTGGAAGTGAAGCAGAGTGAGTTTACCGACCTGCACAATATTTATGAGCAGGTACTGGAACAGAGCCGCGATCTGATCGAAGGCAAAACGTTCGTAGTGCGTGCCAAACGTCGTGGTAAGCACGAATTTAAATCAATTGAGCTTGAGCGCTATGTTGGCGGCGGCTTGAATCAGGCGGTGGAAAGCGCGCGCGTTAAGCTGCAAAAACCGGATGTGACCATTCGTATTGAAGTGGTTGATGGTCTGCTGAACCAAATCATTGCCCGCCACAAAGGTCTGGGCGGTTTCCCGCTGGGCACGCAGGAAGACGTACTGAGCCTGATTTCCGGTGGTTTCGATTCTGGTGTTTCGAGCTACCTGCACATCAAACGTGGCTCTAAAGTTCACTACTGTTTCTTCAACCTGGGTGGTCCGGCGCACGAGATTGGTGTTAAACAGGTCGCTCACTACTTGTGGAATAAGTACGGCTCATCGGCCAAAGTGCGCTTTATCTCGATTGATTTTGAGCCGGTGGTGGCTGAAATCCTGGAAAAAGTTGATGACGGCCAGATGGGCGTGATCCTTAAGCGGATGTTTATGCGTGCTGCTGGTATGGTGGCTGAGAAGTTCGGTATCCAGGCTCTGGTGACCGGTGAAGCGCTGGGGCAGGTATCAAGCCAGACCCTGACCAACCTGCGTCATATCGATAACGTGACGGATACCCTGATTCTGCGCCCGCTGATCAACTGGGATAAAGATGACATCATTACTCTGGCGCGCGAGATCGGTACCGAAGATTTTGCCAAGACCATGCCGGAATATTGTGGTGTGATCTCGAAGAGCCCGACAGTGAAAGCGGTGAAGGGTAAGCTGGAAGCGGAAGAAGCCAAATTCGACTTCTCTATTCTGGAAAAAGTGGTTTACGATGCCCGCCAGATGGACATTCGTGACATTGAGAAAGAGTCGCAGCAGCAGGCTCCGGAAGTGGAACTGGTCACCGCCGTGCAGGAGCACGCCGTGGTACTGGATATCCGCAGCCCGGATGAAGAAGATGATAAGCCGCTGGAACTGGATGGGGTTGAAGTTCAGCACCTGCCGTTCTACAAACTGGCGACTCAGTTCGGTGATCTGGATCAGTCGAAGACTTATCTGCTGTACTGTGAACGTGGTGTGATGAGCCGTCTGCAGGCGCTGTATCTGCAAGAGCAGGGCTTTAAAAATATCAAGGTCTACCGCCCATAA